The Benincasa hispida cultivar B227 chromosome 9, ASM972705v1, whole genome shotgun sequence genome has a segment encoding these proteins:
- the LOC120085837 gene encoding subtilisin-like protease SBT1.4 yields MAKSHLCSSLFFLFILCFAPVIFSRSPENQETFIVHVSKSEKPSLFSSHHHWHSSILESLSPSPHPTKLLYNYERAVNGFSARLTAAQAAQLRHVPGVISVIPDRIRQLHTTRTPHFLGLADNLGLWPDTNYADDVIIGVLDTGIWPERPSFSDEGLSPVPASWKGTCETGEGFSASFCNRKIIGARAYFYGYASNFGRSFNGSSDFKSARDTEGHGTHTASTAAGSFVKNASFFQYARGEARGMASRARIAAYKICWEFGCFDSDILAAMDQAIADGVHIISLSVGSSGRAPAYYRDSIAIGAFGAMQHGIVVSCSAGNSGPGPYTAVNIAPWILTVGASTIDREFLADVILGDGRVFSGVSLYSGDPLGDSKVPLVYGGDCGSRYCYSGSLNPSKVAGKIVVCDRGGNARVAKGGAVKSAGGLGMVLANTEENGEELLADSHLIPGTMVGEIAGNKLRDYIHSDPNPTAIIVFRGTVIGDSPPAPRVAAFSSRGPNYRTAEILKPDVIAPGVNILASWSGYSSPTGLNIDPRRVEFNIISGTSMSCPHVSGVAALLRKAFPTWSPAAIKSALITTSYSLDSSGSPIKDLSTSEESNPFVHGAGHIDPNKALNPGLIYDISPQDYVSFLCSIGYDSKQIAVFVKDSSYSQLCEHKLSNPGNLNYPSFAVVFNGEDVVKYTRTVTNVGDESDVVYEVKVEAPQGVEISVVPNKLSFNAEKTTDSYEITFTKISGFVEAASFGSIQWSDGSHNVRSPIAVSFNTGSIASM; encoded by the coding sequence TCACTCTCTCCTTCTCCTCATCCGACCAAGCTTCTTTACAACTACGAACGTGCCGTTAATGGCTTCTCCGCACGACTCACGGCTGCTCAGGCAGCCCAGCTGCGTCATGTTCCTGGTGTTATTTCGGTGATTCCTGATCGGATCCGTCAGCTTCATACGACACGGACGCCTCATTTCTTGGGTCTAGCGGATAACCTAGGGCTCTGGCCTGACACGAATTATGCCGATGATGTGATTATTGGCGTTCTTGATACTGGAATTTGGCCGGAGAGGCCGAGTTTCTCCGACGAAGGTTTGTCTCCGGTTCCGGCAAGCTGGAAAGGCACATGCGAGACTGGGGAGGGCTTTTCCGCGTCGTTCTGTAATCGGAAGATTATTGGTGCGAGAGCGTATTTTTACGGATACGCGTCTAATTTTGGAAGATCGTTTAATGGTTCTTCGGATTTCAAATCTGCTAGGGATACGGAAGGCCATGGAACTCACACGGCCTCTACGGCTGCAGGTTCGTTTGTTAAAAATGCTAGTTTTTTCCAATACGCTCGTGGAGAAGCCAGAGGTATGGCGAGTAGAGCTCGTATCGCTGCCTACAAGATCTGCTGGGAATTTGGTTGTTTTGACTCTGACATACTTGCCGCTATGGATCAGGCGATTGCCGATGGAGTTCACATCATCTCTCTCTCAGTCGGATCCTCCGGCCGTGCCCCAGCGTATTATCGAGATTCCATTGCAATTGGAGCGTTTGGCGCAATGCAGCATGGCATTGTCGTCTCTTGCTCCGCTGGTAACTCCGGTCCTGGTCCTTACACGGCTGTGAACATCGCTCCTTGGATCCTCACCGTCGGTGCCTCCACAATCGACAGAGAGTTTCTTGCCGATGTGATTCTCGGAGACGGTAGGGTTTTCAGCGGCGTGTCCCTCTACTCGGGCGATCCTCTTGGCGATTCCAAGGTTCCGTTGGTCTACGGTGGAGATTGCGGTAGCAGATATTGTTACTCTGGATCCCTCAATCCATCGAAAGTCGCTGGGAAAATCGTCGTGTGCGATCGAGGAGGGAACGCCAGAGTCGCCAAAGGAGGTGCAGTGAAATCTGCCGGCGGTCTTGGTATGGTACTCGCCAATACTGAAGAAAACGGCGAAGAGCTTTTAGCAGATTCCCATCTTATTCCGGGAACAATGGTTGGAGAAATCGCCGGCAACAAGCTTAGAGACTACATCCATTCGGATCCGAATCCAACTGCTATAATCGTGTTTCGCGGAACTGTCATTGGCGATTCGCCGCCAGCTCCAAGAGTCGCCGCCTTCTCTAGTCGTGGTCCGAACTACCGGACAGCGGAGATTTTAAAACCAGACGTCATAGCTCCGGGAGTTAACATTTTGGCCAGCTGGAGCGGCTACAGCAGTCCGACCGGTCTAAACATCGATCCTCGAAGAGTCGAATTCAATATCATCTCCGGAACTTCAATGTCTTGCCCTCACGTCAGTGGCGTCGCCGCCTTGCTCCGAAAGGCTTTTCCGACGTGGTCACCGGCTGCAATCAAATCTGCTCTGATCACCACTTCTTACTCTTTGGACAGCTCCGGCAGCCCAATCAAAGATCTCTCCACAAGCGAAGAATCAAATCCATTCGTCCATGGCGCCGGCCATATCGATCCCAACAAAGCTCTGAATCCAGGCCTGATTTATGATATCAGCCCTCAAGATTACGTTTCATTTCTCTGCTCAATTGGTTACGATTCTAAACAAATAGCTGTTTTCGTGAAGGATTCTTCATACTCCCAACTATGTGAGCACAAACTAAGCAATCCTGGCAACCTGAATTACCCATCATTCGCTGTCGTGTTCAACGGCGAAGACGTGGTGAAATATACAAGAACAGTGACAAATGTAGGAGATGAAAGTGATGTTGTTTATGAAGTGAAAGTAGAAGCTCCACAAGGAGTTGAAATCAGTGTTGTTCCAAACAAGCTGAGCTTCAATGCAGAGAAGACAACAGATTCTTATGAGATTACATTCACAAAAATCAGTGGATTCGTGGAAGCAGCAAGCTTCGGATCAATTCAATGGAGTGATGGAAGCCACAATGTTAGGAGTCCAATTGCTGTCTCGTTCAACACTGGATCCATAGCTTCAATGTAA